From the genome of Verrucomicrobiia bacterium, one region includes:
- a CDS encoding DUF4981 domain-containing protein has translation MHLHLTKLFFALGVSGSLLAHGLSSAAQSPTGHEWEQEQNLSLNKEPARATFASFDDEKSALKILPEHSRYWRSLDGPWKFHWVKQPSERPQDFFQPEFDVSGWKEIAVPSSWQCQGYDVPVYSNQRYLFKRDWPRVMGEPPTNYTAFRNRNPVGSYRRDFEVPKAWAGREVFINFDGVDSFFYLWINGHYVGFSKDSRSPAAFNITRFLKPGKNIVAAEVYRFSDGSYLECQDMWRLSGIFRSVSLQARPQTFVRDFFAVPDLDAAYQNGELKITGDLAGSEANTSQLVATLHDANGKAVITQIIQPAGTNFTATLAVNNPRQWTAETPELYTLVLALQDAKGKMREFVSAQVGFRKVEIKNQVFLVNGQPVKLKGVNRHENFPDTGHALSRAQMELDLLRLKQANVNHVRTSHYPNDPYWYYLCNKYGIYLLDEANIESHGYYYGKDSLSHPKEWEAAHVDRVMAMIERDKNHPCVVIWSLGNEAGPGHNFVVAEQALKARAPSRPTQYERNNDIVDLGSNQYPDVGWVERAARGARGIKYPFYISEYAHIMNNALGNLADYWAAIESSDRILGAAIWEWCDQGLYQTNAAGERFVAYGGDFGDAPNDGQFIVKGVVFADRTPKPCYFEVKHVYQNITVTPHNAAQGEVEIFNKYFFKDLMEFQVVWELSEDGKVIQSGKLALPRIGPREKKTVTVPFRRPRFRPGAEYALRFSFRLARKYDWAPRGYELMFDQIPIPNSVSNKPALVIADSILDVTETPDHVSVAGDRFRADFDPRTGMLTQLRYGGKNMLLPMAAPASEGNFGINAFRCPLNNDVWTMNKWFEQGLRQLTQHATAFQVEPERNCVRIVAAVLAHGLQAERVLDFGGNHTRVEAQGPLAEDALQIRAQLEWTIYPDGSIALQTALVPEGPTLPLARLGVQLELPESFSRVTYFGRGPEENYPDRKSGSFLGQYSRTVREMFEPYARPNDMANREEVRWLALTDAQGAGVIFAALENPLSAAALPYSATELLQVNHPPELPATHRTVLTLNCANLGMGGASCGPGPMERDIPRSNRAYHLGFLIRPVNKKSDLAATARVSTATVAPVAIRLQKGKLQLSTGTHDANIFYRLNDGEIQTFTAPISAKVGDKISAWAERTGWASAKPTEFEVPVTAESLRATIKYVDSQQRDEGEAEHLIDGDPDTYWHTEYALTLTKFPHSIELDLGSVKTFCALAYLPRQDSANGRVAQYRFEISTDAEHWRPVAEGRFPNSSQKQKITLKEPASARYLRFVALSEVNGNDFASGAELEILP, from the coding sequence ATGCACCTCCACCTCACCAAACTGTTTTTCGCTCTCGGCGTCAGCGGCAGTCTGCTGGCTCACGGTCTTTCCAGCGCGGCGCAATCCCCCACCGGCCATGAGTGGGAACAGGAACAAAACCTGTCGCTCAACAAGGAGCCGGCCCGCGCCACGTTTGCCTCGTTCGACGATGAAAAATCCGCGTTAAAAATCCTGCCGGAACATTCGCGTTACTGGCGTTCGCTGGACGGCCCGTGGAAATTTCACTGGGTCAAACAACCAAGCGAACGACCGCAGGATTTTTTTCAGCCGGAGTTCGACGTGTCCGGCTGGAAGGAAATCGCCGTGCCGTCCTCGTGGCAATGTCAGGGGTACGACGTGCCGGTTTATTCCAACCAGCGTTATCTGTTCAAACGCGATTGGCCGCGCGTGATGGGCGAACCGCCGACAAATTACACCGCGTTCCGCAACCGCAATCCGGTCGGATCCTATCGCCGTGACTTCGAAGTGCCGAAAGCTTGGGCCGGACGTGAAGTGTTTATCAACTTCGACGGTGTGGACTCGTTCTTCTATCTCTGGATCAACGGCCACTACGTCGGCTTTTCCAAAGACTCGCGCTCGCCCGCCGCGTTCAACATCACGCGCTTTCTCAAACCCGGAAAAAACATCGTCGCCGCCGAGGTCTATCGCTTCTCGGATGGCTCGTATCTGGAATGTCAGGACATGTGGCGGCTTTCGGGCATTTTCCGCAGCGTGTCGCTGCAAGCGCGACCCCAAACTTTCGTGCGCGATTTCTTCGCCGTGCCCGATCTGGACGCCGCCTATCAGAACGGTGAATTGAAAATCACCGGCGACCTCGCCGGGTCGGAGGCGAACACCAGTCAACTCGTGGCAACGCTGCACGATGCCAATGGCAAAGCGGTAATCACCCAGATCATCCAGCCGGCGGGCACGAATTTCACCGCGACACTGGCCGTGAATAATCCGCGCCAGTGGACGGCGGAAACTCCCGAACTCTACACGCTGGTGCTGGCCTTGCAGGACGCAAAAGGGAAAATGCGCGAGTTTGTCTCCGCGCAAGTCGGCTTCCGCAAAGTGGAAATCAAAAATCAGGTTTTCCTCGTCAACGGCCAGCCCGTCAAACTCAAGGGCGTCAATCGGCACGAAAATTTCCCCGACACCGGCCACGCTTTGTCTCGCGCGCAGATGGAACTGGATTTATTGCGCCTCAAACAAGCCAACGTGAATCACGTCCGTACCTCGCATTATCCGAACGATCCCTACTGGTATTACCTCTGCAACAAATACGGCATCTACCTTCTCGACGAAGCCAACATCGAGTCGCACGGTTATTACTACGGCAAGGATTCGCTATCGCATCCGAAAGAATGGGAAGCGGCGCATGTGGACCGCGTCATGGCCATGATTGAACGCGACAAAAATCATCCGTGCGTCGTCATCTGGTCGCTCGGCAACGAAGCCGGACCCGGACACAATTTCGTCGTGGCAGAACAAGCGTTGAAAGCTCGCGCCCCTTCCCGCCCGACGCAATACGAACGCAACAATGACATCGTGGATCTGGGCAGCAATCAATATCCCGACGTCGGCTGGGTCGAGCGCGCGGCGCGCGGCGCACGCGGCATCAAATACCCGTTCTACATCTCGGAATACGCGCACATCATGAACAACGCGCTCGGCAATCTGGCCGATTATTGGGCAGCGATTGAATCTTCAGACCGCATCCTCGGCGCGGCCATCTGGGAATGGTGCGATCAGGGCCTGTACCAAACCAACGCCGCCGGCGAACGGTTTGTCGCCTACGGCGGCGATTTCGGGGACGCGCCCAACGACGGCCAATTCATCGTCAAAGGCGTGGTGTTCGCGGATCGCACGCCCAAGCCGTGTTACTTTGAGGTGAAGCACGTCTATCAAAATATTACGGTGACGCCGCACAACGCCGCCCAGGGTGAAGTGGAAATTTTCAACAAATACTTCTTCAAAGACCTGATGGAATTTCAGGTCGTTTGGGAACTCTCCGAGGACGGCAAGGTCATTCAATCCGGCAAGCTAGCGCTGCCTCGGATTGGTCCGCGTGAAAAAAAGACCGTAACCGTTCCCTTCCGCCGACCGCGTTTTCGGCCCGGCGCAGAATACGCGCTGCGGTTCAGTTTTCGACTGGCGCGCAAGTACGATTGGGCGCCGCGCGGCTATGAGCTGATGTTTGATCAAATTCCGATACCGAATTCCGTTTCCAACAAACCCGCGCTGGTGATCGCTGACTCAATTCTGGATGTCACTGAAACGCCTGATCATGTTTCGGTGGCGGGTGATCGTTTCCGCGCGGACTTCGATCCGCGCACCGGCATGCTCACGCAACTGCGTTACGGCGGGAAAAACATGCTTCTGCCAATGGCCGCGCCTGCGTCCGAAGGCAACTTTGGAATCAACGCATTCCGCTGTCCGCTGAACAACGACGTGTGGACCATGAACAAATGGTTCGAACAGGGTCTGCGTCAACTCACCCAACACGCCACCGCTTTCCAAGTCGAACCAGAAAGAAATTGCGTGCGCATCGTGGCTGCGGTGCTGGCGCACGGACTTCAGGCCGAACGGGTGCTGGATTTCGGCGGCAACCACACCCGCGTGGAGGCGCAGGGACCGTTGGCCGAAGATGCGCTCCAGATCCGGGCGCAGTTGGAATGGACGATCTACCCCGATGGCAGCATCGCCTTGCAGACCGCGCTCGTGCCGGAAGGACCGACGCTGCCACTCGCACGACTGGGGGTGCAACTGGAATTGCCCGAATCCTTTTCGCGCGTCACCTATTTTGGTCGCGGCCCGGAGGAAAATTATCCCGACCGGAAAAGTGGTTCGTTCCTGGGTCAATACTCGCGGACGGTGCGCGAAATGTTTGAACCCTACGCCCGCCCGAACGACATGGCGAATCGCGAGGAAGTCCGCTGGCTGGCGTTGACCGACGCGCAAGGCGCCGGCGTGATTTTCGCCGCGTTGGAGAATCCGTTGAGCGCCGCCGCCCTGCCCTACTCCGCCACGGAATTGTTGCAGGTGAATCATCCGCCGGAATTGCCCGCCACGCACCGCACGGTGCTCACGTTGAATTGCGCCAACCTCGGCATGGGCGGCGCGTCTTGTGGTCCCGGCCCGATGGAACGCGACATCCCACGCTCGAACCGCGCGTATCATCTCGGTTTCCTGATCCGTCCGGTGAATAAAAAATCCGACCTGGCCGCAACCGCCCGGGTGAGTACGGCCACGGTCGCACCGGTCGCCATCAGGTTGCAAAAGGGAAAACTGCAACTCAGCACGGGAACACATGACGCCAACATCTTTTACCGGTTGAACGACGGTGAAATTCAAACCTTCACCGCGCCGATCAGCGCGAAAGTCGGCGACAAAATCAGCGCCTGGGCGGAACGCACCGGATGGGCCTCCGCGAAGCCGACGGAGTTTGAAGTGCCGGTGACGGCTGAATCGTTGCGAGCCACCATCAAATACGTGGACAGCCAGCAACGCGATGAAGGCGAAGCCGAACATCTGATTGACGGCGATCCTGACACCTACTGGCACACCGAATACGCGCTGACTTTGACCAAGTTCCCGCACTCGATTGAACTGGACCTCGGCAGCGTCAAAACCTTTTGCGCGCTGGCTTACTTACCACGACAAGACAGCGCCAACGGACGCGTGGCGCAATACCGATTCGAGATCAGCACGGACGCCGAACATTGGCGTCCGGTGGCGGAAGGCCGTTTTCCCAACTCCTCGCAAAAGCAAAAAATCACCCTGAAGGAACCGGCCAGCGCGCGTTATCTACGCTTCGTTGCCTTGAGCGAAGTGAACGGCAACGACTTCGCCTCCGGCGCTGAGTTGGAGATTCTGCCTTGA
- a CDS encoding response regulator transcription factor: MSKPRVTKKIQVAVVEDDVGIRSNLARMIDSSPGFQCRAAYPDGLTALKHIPSNRPDVVLMDINMPGMLGTECVRQLKTVAPDVPVLMLTVYDDSEQIFKSLQAGATGYLLKRTPKDKLLEAIREITSGGAPMSRQIARRVVRFFQEINQVPTPPQRAPEVSTLTEREEQVLALLAKGHAYKEIAGLLGISFETVRSYVRTIYDKLHVHSRTEATLKYLGH, from the coding sequence ATGAGTAAACCGCGCGTGACTAAGAAGATTCAAGTGGCCGTGGTGGAGGATGACGTCGGAATTCGTTCCAATCTCGCGCGGATGATTGACAGCTCGCCCGGCTTCCAATGTCGCGCCGCCTACCCGGACGGCCTGACCGCGCTCAAACACATTCCCAGCAACCGTCCCGACGTGGTCCTGATGGATATCAATATGCCCGGAATGCTCGGCACCGAATGTGTGCGCCAACTCAAAACCGTGGCGCCGGACGTGCCGGTGTTGATGCTGACGGTCTATGACGACAGCGAACAGATTTTCAAATCCCTGCAAGCGGGCGCAACGGGTTACCTGTTGAAACGCACGCCGAAAGACAAACTGCTGGAAGCCATCCGCGAAATCACCAGTGGCGGCGCGCCGATGTCCCGCCAGATTGCCCGCCGCGTCGTGCGCTTCTTCCAGGAGATCAATCAAGTCCCGACCCCGCCACAACGCGCGCCAGAAGTCAGCACCCTCACGGAACGCGAGGAGCAGGTGCTCGCGTTGCTGGCCAAAGGTCACGCCTACAAGGAAATCGCCGGACTGCTCGGCATCAGTTTTGAAACCGTGCGCAGTTACGTGCGCACCATTTACGATAAACTGCACGTCCACAGCCGGACTGAAGCCACGTTAAAATACCTCGGACATTGA
- a CDS encoding ATP-binding protein: MAARTAGEAVIIGSPGDDALSPLRDFMRPAWRRFSGAFSRLVLLLGLASGLLRGGPVALDLGAATTNWLDQEREFVVRTWGIEAGLPQNTVTSIIQARNGYLWLGTLAGLARFDGVRFKVFGLADGLPNLQVRSLFEDDAGDLWIGTINGGLCRLRAGRIEPISGAGISGDETITSLIANSQGHLWVGSNEGLLLWDQEQLLHHPTLTQLPRNFIRTLLKSRDGTIWVATANELYSWRNETLTRETGPAPDTNIVPYCLLEDQRGRLWASIGNGKILCRQADGAWTRYDQTAGVPFAYVTSLAEDNDGTIWAGSLDAGLYYFKDERFHPIPDRAGLSDRAVRSLCVDREGNLWIGHRTSGLDRLTASKLVTLDVDSGLTNDYVRSVAEAADGQLWVGTTGGGMYRSETGGLRLLTNTTYNAYYPFVETILTTRNGSVWWGGVNSLLCWRSNQLAAAFTSPPQTWTPPSQTPEWMIGATVSALLESQSGAIWVGTYQGKVIRIRAGQTEVLPHHLGRGAITCFQEEADGTLWTGSLAGGLSRLQADQVTTFTAKDGLPSSHVRVLHRSANGVLWIGTGGAGLVRFQNGRFQNFSIQQGLGDDTISQILEDDQGDLWLGCNRGIFRINRFELEELAGGRRTFLHPQAFGRNAGMLAEECTGGSSPAACQLRSGALAFATVKGVVIIDPRHQEYDSVPPKVLLEEVRADRQLVPINHSARLARPDAPATVTIPAGRRDCEFQYTGLSFRSPERVRFRFKLFPVDGDWVEADTRRVARYSPLSPGKYEFRVTACNSAGVWSPQEVVLRVNVLPRFWETGWFRLLLGLGFSGLLVGGVSTLVRQRYQQRLALLELQNAVARERLRISQDMHDHIGGLLTRVSILSDVGQDENEAPAVREQFGRIGDQVRAAVQGLDEIVWATNPHNDNLPRFAEYIGRFADECFEGTKVRCWHDLPEELPNLAVRADLRHGVFLAIKEACNNALKHSGASEVWLRLKLRGAQVQVEIEDNGRGFDPQKVAPGGNGLGNIASRLAECGGQAAFISTPGKGTRVRLTFNISTPRNE; the protein is encoded by the coding sequence TTGGCAGCTCGCACCGCAGGTGAAGCCGTGATCATCGGCTCACCCGGAGACGATGCTTTGTCGCCCCTCCGTGATTTCATGCGCCCAGCCTGGCGGCGGTTCTCCGGCGCGTTTTCCCGGCTCGTCCTGTTGCTTGGCCTCGCGAGCGGATTGCTTCGCGGTGGACCAGTCGCCCTCGATCTCGGCGCCGCGACCACCAACTGGCTCGACCAGGAACGGGAATTTGTCGTCCGCACCTGGGGCATTGAAGCCGGGCTGCCGCAGAACACGGTGACGAGCATCATTCAGGCGCGCAATGGTTATCTCTGGCTCGGCACGCTGGCGGGGTTGGCGCGCTTCGACGGCGTGCGCTTCAAGGTGTTTGGGTTGGCGGATGGATTGCCCAATTTGCAGGTGCGTTCGTTGTTTGAAGACGACGCGGGCGACTTGTGGATTGGAACCATCAACGGCGGTCTGTGCCGTCTGCGCGCGGGGCGCATCGAGCCGATTTCCGGCGCGGGCATTTCCGGCGATGAGACCATCACCAGCCTGATCGCCAATTCGCAGGGTCATTTGTGGGTGGGTTCAAACGAGGGCCTGCTGCTCTGGGATCAGGAGCAACTCCTCCATCATCCCACCTTGACCCAATTGCCGCGGAACTTCATCCGCACCCTTTTGAAGTCGCGCGATGGCACAATCTGGGTCGCCACCGCGAATGAACTTTACTCGTGGCGCAACGAAACCTTGACTCGGGAAACCGGTCCCGCGCCGGACACCAACATCGTCCCCTATTGCCTCCTGGAAGATCAGCGCGGGCGTTTGTGGGCCAGCATCGGCAACGGCAAAATCCTCTGCCGTCAAGCCGATGGCGCCTGGACGCGCTACGATCAAACCGCCGGCGTGCCTTTCGCTTACGTGACCAGTCTCGCGGAGGACAACGACGGCACGATCTGGGCCGGATCACTCGACGCGGGGCTTTACTATTTCAAGGATGAACGCTTCCACCCAATCCCGGACCGGGCCGGTTTATCCGACCGCGCCGTTCGTTCGCTCTGCGTGGATCGCGAGGGAAATCTTTGGATCGGCCACCGCACGTCTGGATTGGATCGGCTGACGGCGAGCAAGCTGGTCACGCTGGACGTGGATTCGGGTTTGACCAACGATTACGTGCGTTCCGTGGCCGAGGCGGCGGATGGACAGCTTTGGGTGGGCACGACGGGCGGGGGGATGTATCGCTCGGAAACCGGCGGCTTGCGGCTCCTGACCAACACCACCTACAACGCCTACTATCCATTTGTCGAAACCATCCTGACGACGCGCAATGGCAGTGTCTGGTGGGGTGGCGTCAACAGTTTGCTTTGCTGGCGCAGCAACCAACTCGCCGCCGCGTTCACCAGTCCGCCGCAAACCTGGACGCCGCCCTCGCAAACTCCCGAATGGATGATCGGCGCGACCGTTTCCGCCCTGCTGGAAAGTCAATCCGGCGCCATCTGGGTCGGCACGTATCAAGGCAAAGTCATCCGGATACGCGCGGGACAAACGGAAGTGTTGCCGCACCACCTGGGGCGCGGCGCCATCACCTGCTTCCAGGAAGAAGCGGACGGCACGCTTTGGACCGGCTCGCTGGCGGGCGGGTTGAGTCGCCTGCAAGCGGACCAAGTGACCACCTTCACCGCCAAAGACGGTTTGCCCAGCAGTCATGTGCGGGTCCTGCATCGCAGCGCCAACGGCGTGCTTTGGATTGGTACGGGCGGAGCGGGACTGGTTCGCTTTCAAAATGGCCGCTTCCAAAACTTCAGCATCCAGCAGGGTCTGGGCGACGACACCATCTCGCAAATTCTCGAAGACGATCAGGGCGACCTTTGGCTGGGCTGCAATCGCGGTATTTTCCGGATCAACCGGTTTGAACTGGAAGAACTGGCAGGCGGACGCCGGACCTTCCTGCATCCGCAAGCATTCGGGCGCAACGCGGGAATGCTCGCCGAGGAATGTACCGGGGGCTCGTCGCCCGCCGCCTGCCAGTTGCGCTCGGGAGCGCTGGCCTTTGCCACCGTGAAAGGGGTGGTGATCATTGATCCGCGCCATCAGGAGTACGATTCCGTGCCGCCAAAAGTGCTGTTGGAAGAAGTGCGCGCCGACCGCCAGCTGGTCCCCATCAACCACTCCGCCCGACTCGCGCGACCCGACGCTCCGGCCACGGTGACGATCCCGGCGGGCCGCCGCGATTGCGAATTTCAATACACCGGCCTCAGCTTTCGCTCGCCTGAACGCGTGCGCTTCCGCTTCAAATTGTTTCCCGTGGACGGAGATTGGGTCGAGGCCGATACGCGCCGCGTCGCCCGCTACAGTCCGCTCAGCCCGGGCAAGTATGAATTCCGGGTCACCGCCTGCAACTCGGCCGGCGTTTGGAGTCCGCAGGAGGTGGTTCTGCGCGTAAACGTCCTGCCGCGATTCTGGGAGACGGGTTGGTTTCGGTTGCTGCTTGGCCTGGGTTTTTCCGGGCTGTTGGTGGGAGGCGTCTCGACCCTGGTGCGACAACGCTACCAGCAACGGCTCGCGTTGTTGGAATTGCAAAATGCGGTCGCGCGCGAACGACTCCGCATCTCGCAGGACATGCACGATCACATCGGCGGCCTCCTCACGCGCGTCTCCATTCTGAGCGATGTCGGGCAGGACGAGAACGAAGCCCCCGCCGTGCGGGAACAGTTCGGGCGGATTGGTGATCAAGTGCGCGCGGCGGTTCAGGGGCTGGACGAAATTGTTTGGGCGACCAATCCGCACAACGATAATCTGCCGCGTTTCGCCGAGTACATCGGGCGCTTCGCCGATGAATGTTTTGAAGGCACGAAAGTGCGTTGCTGGCATGATCTGCCGGAGGAGCTGCCGAATCTGGCGGTGCGCGCCGATCTGCGGCATGGCGTTTTCCTGGCGATCAAGGAAGCGTGCAACAACGCGCTCAAACACTCGGGCGCTTCCGAAGTCTGGTTGCGCTTGAAACTGCGGGGCGCACAGGTCCAGGTGGAAATCGAAGATAACGGCCGCGGGTTTGATCCACAAAAAGTCGCTCCGGGGGGCAACGGCCTGGGTAACATCGCCTCGCGCCTGGCTGAATGTGGCGGGCAGGCGGCGTTTATCAGCACTCCGGGAAAAGGGACGCGGGTGCGTTTAACCTTCAACATTTCCACCCCTAGAAACGAATGA
- the argB gene encoding acetylglutamate kinase, which yields MQELIAKANTLLEALPYIQKFSGATFVVKYGGSFMDSPDPAVRQSVARDMVFLEAVEINPVVVHGGGKAITRAMERAGHETNFIQGQRVTDAATVQIVDEVLSREINPEVVATINSLGGMAKGFAGPDIFQCRKLLLDDQEHPGQKIDVGYVGEVVAVNTAPLRDCIKQGITPVISPTARGADGKIYNCNADVAAAQLAVALQAERLVFMSDVPGLLRDPQDAASLIEHLPVNEVPALKAAGIVAKGMIPKVDSAVAAIRSGVEKVSFVDGRVPHAVLLEIFTDAGVGTMVVR from the coding sequence GTGCAAGAATTAATCGCCAAAGCCAACACGCTGTTGGAAGCGTTGCCCTACATTCAAAAATTCAGCGGGGCGACGTTTGTCGTCAAATACGGCGGCTCGTTCATGGATTCGCCTGATCCGGCCGTGCGCCAGAGTGTGGCGCGAGACATGGTTTTTCTGGAAGCCGTGGAAATCAATCCGGTGGTGGTTCACGGCGGCGGCAAGGCCATTACCCGGGCCATGGAACGGGCCGGACACGAAACCAACTTCATCCAAGGCCAGCGCGTCACCGACGCGGCGACGGTGCAGATTGTGGACGAAGTGCTTTCCCGCGAGATCAATCCCGAAGTGGTCGCCACCATCAATTCGCTGGGCGGCATGGCCAAAGGGTTTGCCGGGCCGGATATTTTCCAGTGCCGCAAACTGTTGCTCGATGACCAGGAGCATCCCGGGCAAAAGATTGACGTGGGTTACGTCGGCGAAGTGGTGGCGGTGAACACTGCGCCGTTGCGCGACTGCATCAAACAAGGCATCACGCCGGTCATCAGCCCGACGGCACGCGGGGCGGACGGGAAAATTTACAACTGCAACGCGGATGTGGCGGCGGCACAACTGGCGGTGGCGTTGCAGGCGGAACGGTTGGTGTTCATGAGCGATGTGCCGGGACTGTTGCGCGATCCTCAGGATGCGGCGTCGCTGATCGAACACCTGCCCGTCAATGAAGTGCCCGCGCTCAAGGCCGCCGGAATCGTGGCCAAAGGCATGATTCCCAAAGTGGACAGCGCCGTGGCGGCGATTCGGTCCGGCGTGGAAAAGGTTTCATTTGTGGATGGGCGCGTGCCGCACGCGGTGCTACTCGAGATTTTCACCGACGCCGGCGTCGGAACGATGGTGGTGCGTTGA
- a CDS encoding Tm-1-like ATP-binding domain-containing protein, whose amino-acid sequence MSTIAILGTLDTKGVEHGYVADLIKQRGHDVLVIDVGTRAAPKLQPDITRAEIAAAAGVDFAALNAKQDRGESVTVMSQGVPRVLAKLVAEKRIDGVISLGGGGGTAIATAAMRTLPIGFPKLMVSTLASGNTAPYVDVKDIVMFPSVVDIAGLNRLSRQLLARAAGAICGMVEIPVPPATDKPIIVVSQFGNTTPCVEHAKKILEAAGYEVIVFAATGTGGRTMESLIESGLVAGVLDITTTELADELVGGVLSAGPKRLEAAARGGVPAVISTGCLDMVNFGPPETVPAQFADRKFYQHNPQVTLMRTTPEENTQLGRLLAEKLNRSTGPVTVLLPLRGGSMISAPGGPFHDPQADAALYTALKQNLRSGITVQELETAINDAPFAEACAQSLLQLLPRA is encoded by the coding sequence ATGTCAACCATTGCCATCCTCGGAACGCTGGACACCAAAGGTGTCGAGCATGGCTATGTGGCCGACCTGATCAAACAACGCGGCCATGACGTGCTCGTCATTGATGTCGGCACGCGCGCAGCGCCAAAACTGCAGCCGGACATCACGCGCGCCGAAATCGCTGCTGCTGCCGGAGTGGATTTTGCCGCGCTGAACGCGAAACAGGATCGCGGCGAATCCGTCACCGTCATGTCGCAAGGCGTGCCGCGCGTGCTCGCGAAACTCGTGGCGGAAAAGCGCATTGACGGCGTGATTTCACTGGGCGGTGGGGGCGGCACGGCCATCGCCACGGCCGCGATGCGCACCCTGCCAATCGGATTCCCGAAGCTCATGGTTTCCACGCTGGCCAGCGGCAACACCGCACCCTACGTGGACGTGAAAGACATCGTCATGTTTCCCAGCGTGGTGGACATTGCGGGACTAAACCGCCTCTCGCGACAGCTCCTCGCCCGGGCGGCGGGCGCGATTTGCGGCATGGTGGAAATTCCCGTGCCGCCAGCCACGGATAAACCAATCATCGTCGTCAGCCAGTTCGGCAATACCACGCCCTGCGTTGAACACGCGAAAAAAATTCTCGAAGCGGCGGGCTACGAAGTCATCGTGTTCGCCGCCACCGGCACCGGTGGGCGCACCATGGAATCGCTGATTGAAAGCGGTCTGGTCGCCGGGGTGCTGGACATCACCACCACGGAACTGGCGGACGAATTGGTCGGCGGCGTGTTGAGCGCCGGGCCGAAGCGACTCGAAGCCGCCGCGCGCGGTGGCGTGCCCGCCGTGATTTCCACCGGCTGCCTCGATATGGTGAACTTTGGTCCGCCCGAAACCGTGCCGGCCCAATTCGCCGACCGGAAATTTTATCAGCACAACCCACAGGTGACGTTGATGCGCACCACGCCGGAGGAAAATACGCAACTCGGTCGTCTCCTCGCGGAGAAATTAAATCGCTCCACCGGCCCCGTCACCGTGCTGTTGCCGCTGCGCGGCGGCAGCATGATCAGCGCGCCGGGCGGGCCGTTCCACGATCCCCAGGCGGATGCCGCGCTCTATACGGCGTTGAAACAAAACTTGCGATCAGGAATCACGGTGCAGGAGCTGGAAACGGCCATCAACGACGCACCATTTGCCGAAGCCTGCGCGCAGTCGCTCTTGCAACTATTGCCCCGCGCGTGA